The Streptomyces sp. NBC_01197 genome window below encodes:
- a CDS encoding winged helix-turn-helix transcriptional regulator, which translates to MSDHRSHVTFQHGQEFLAAISERWNYQILREVFFGVGRFGELKRALGISANILTARLNSLTELGLLTKRAYRSDKPWYEYALTDSARELVVPAIAAVTRWAETHATDTDITHHPLMHTTCGNPTNPYLACSSCRQPIEASTLRPTAAEEGGAGRQGGVAPAAPGD; encoded by the coding sequence GTGTCCGACCACAGGAGCCACGTCACATTCCAGCACGGGCAGGAGTTCCTGGCCGCGATCTCCGAGCGCTGGAACTACCAGATCCTGAGAGAGGTGTTCTTCGGTGTCGGCCGCTTCGGTGAACTGAAGCGAGCTCTGGGAATCTCGGCGAACATCCTCACCGCGCGGCTCAACAGCCTGACGGAGCTGGGCCTGCTCACCAAGCGCGCCTACCGCTCCGACAAGCCGTGGTACGAGTACGCGCTCACCGACAGCGCCCGCGAGCTCGTCGTCCCTGCCATCGCGGCCGTCACACGTTGGGCTGAAACCCACGCGACCGATACCGACATCACGCACCACCCGCTGATGCACACGACATGCGGCAACCCGACCAATCCGTACCTCGCGTGCAGCAGCTGCCGTCAGCCGATCGAGGCCTCGACCCTGCGCCCGACGGCCGCCGAGGAGGGCGGTGCCGGTCGACAGGGAGGGGTGGCTCCTGCGGCGCCGGGCGACTGA
- a CDS encoding DUF6400 family protein, with protein MNPDNTTDLTPFTFDLTSDEVRRRAEVVAALGPEWDPVAALRGEDEAYALLYSGLDAEQQRTYDMLVAAGVLPGEEPGRAAAH; from the coding sequence ATGAACCCGGACAACACCACCGACCTCACCCCCTTCACGTTCGACCTGACCTCCGACGAGGTCCGGCGACGGGCCGAGGTCGTGGCTGCGCTCGGGCCCGAGTGGGACCCGGTGGCAGCCCTACGGGGTGAGGACGAGGCGTACGCCCTGCTCTACTCGGGCCTGGATGCGGAGCAGCAGCGCACCTACGACATGCTGGTCGCGGCCGGTGTCCTGCCGGGGGAGGAGCCGGGCCGTGCGGCTGCCCATTGA
- a CDS encoding acyl-CoA dehydrogenase family protein: MSELPAELVPLTVDQRDIVELTRAFARDEIRPRARAVDEADVETPWDLWRKAAKVGITGFMLPEEYGGGGFTDVFTQCLVQEELCVGDLGIGNLLCSNGFFADPLLALGTEEQQRAWLTPLAGPETPMTSLAVTEPGSGSDAASISTTATRTGAGYLLNGQKAWISNAGEAEQYVVFAKTDPARLSRGVTAFLLRKDTAGVSFGEPMRKMGQRAIVCREIFFSDAFVPDSDRLGAEGQGFHGLMRTFDISRTVLGAAATGVARAAYEYARDYAKTRQQFGKPVIEHQAVAFRLADMRTRVEQARLMTWRAAKRLDAGLDATAEAAMAKLTASETAAYCTWAAVQTLGGWGYSREYPVEQWMRDAKLEEIEEGTSDIMRLVISRGM, encoded by the coding sequence ATGTCCGAGCTGCCCGCCGAGCTGGTCCCGCTCACCGTCGATCAGCGCGACATCGTCGAACTCACCCGGGCCTTCGCGCGCGACGAGATTCGCCCGAGGGCGCGCGCCGTGGACGAAGCCGATGTCGAGACTCCCTGGGATCTGTGGCGCAAGGCCGCCAAGGTCGGGATCACCGGCTTCATGCTTCCCGAGGAGTACGGGGGCGGCGGATTCACCGATGTGTTCACGCAGTGCCTGGTCCAGGAAGAGCTGTGCGTCGGTGACCTGGGCATCGGCAACCTGCTCTGCTCCAACGGCTTCTTCGCCGACCCCCTCCTCGCGCTCGGCACCGAGGAACAGCAGCGCGCCTGGCTCACCCCGCTGGCCGGCCCGGAGACACCGATGACCTCGCTGGCCGTCACCGAGCCTGGCTCCGGGTCCGACGCGGCCTCCATCTCGACGACGGCGACGCGCACCGGCGCCGGGTATCTGCTGAACGGCCAGAAGGCGTGGATCTCCAACGCCGGAGAGGCCGAGCAGTACGTCGTGTTCGCCAAGACCGATCCCGCTCGGCTCTCCCGGGGCGTCACCGCCTTCCTGCTCCGCAAGGACACCGCAGGGGTCAGCTTCGGTGAACCGATGCGGAAGATGGGCCAGCGCGCCATCGTCTGCCGGGAGATCTTCTTCAGCGACGCGTTCGTGCCCGATTCGGACCGGCTCGGCGCCGAGGGGCAGGGCTTCCACGGGCTCATGCGCACCTTCGACATCTCCCGCACCGTGCTGGGCGCCGCCGCGACCGGTGTGGCCAGGGCCGCATACGAGTACGCCCGCGACTACGCGAAGACCCGGCAGCAGTTCGGCAAACCGGTCATCGAGCACCAGGCGGTGGCCTTCCGCCTCGCGGACATGCGGACACGCGTCGAGCAGGCGCGGCTCATGACCTGGCGAGCCGCGAAGCGGCTGGACGCCGGCCTCGATGCCACGGCGGAGGCGGCCATGGCCAAGCTGACGGCCTCGGAGACCGCCGCGTACTGCACCTGGGCGGCGGTCCAGACGCTCGGCGGCTGGGGCTACTCCCGCGAGTACCCGGTGGAGCAGTGGATGCGCGACGCCAAACTGGAGGAGATCGAGGAAGGCACGTCGGACATCATGCGCCTCGTGATCTCGCGGGGGATGTGA
- a CDS encoding thiamine pyrophosphate-dependent enzyme has translation MGEHSAAPRFSDDADRPGRPDRPGAPGRYGREPAMSGGEAIVRSLAAHGVREVFGIPGTHNLEIYRFLRLYDIGNVTPRHEQGAGYAADAYARVSGRPGVAITTTGPALLNIAAAVGQAYSDSVPLLVVSPGMPLRHPRLSNGLLHEMRSQTDAMRGVAAFSHRVSSVDEIGAAVARAFALFTSGRPRPAHIEIPLDLLETAEPVSGIRLTPPAAPVVPPHAAVDRAADALRAARHPAIVLGGGARGAGEECLALADELGAPVVTTANGKGIVAEAHPLALGVSLHSPAVQKWLADRDAVIAVGTELAESDLWSAPLKLNGALIRIDVDPAQMYAEPAADHALVGDARVTVGAVIDALRAGGAGGTAATTAERSLSSLPEEGSAAHAVAALRVARDDETRVRDTRWVPYLRAIRRVLAPDAVITSDSAQCCYYGALPHLPVGPEGRYLHPTGFGTLGYALPAAIGAKTACPGRQVLALSGDGGLQFSVQELATAAQLRLPLPVVVFDNGGYGEIRDEMTARGDTPTAVDLPCVDLPALARAYGGYGERAHSPDELADALTRALTAPGPTLITVPEETPR, from the coding sequence ATGGGCGAGCACAGTGCTGCACCCCGCTTCTCCGACGATGCCGACCGCCCAGGCCGCCCCGACCGCCCCGGTGCCCCCGGGCGTTACGGCCGCGAGCCGGCGATGTCCGGCGGCGAGGCGATCGTCAGATCCCTCGCGGCGCACGGCGTACGGGAGGTCTTCGGCATCCCCGGTACCCACAATCTGGAGATCTACCGGTTTCTGCGGCTGTACGACATCGGCAACGTGACGCCCCGTCATGAGCAGGGCGCCGGTTACGCGGCCGACGCGTACGCCCGGGTCAGCGGCCGGCCCGGGGTCGCCATCACCACCACCGGGCCCGCGTTGCTGAACATCGCGGCCGCAGTCGGGCAGGCGTACTCGGACAGCGTGCCGCTGCTCGTCGTCTCGCCCGGGATGCCGCTGCGGCACCCCCGGCTGTCCAACGGGCTGCTGCACGAAATGCGCAGCCAGACGGACGCGATGCGCGGCGTCGCGGCCTTCAGCCACCGGGTCTCGTCGGTCGACGAGATCGGTGCGGCCGTGGCGCGGGCGTTCGCGCTGTTCACCTCCGGCCGGCCGAGGCCGGCGCACATCGAGATACCGCTCGATCTGCTGGAGACCGCCGAACCGGTGAGCGGGATCCGGCTCACCCCGCCCGCAGCGCCGGTGGTTCCACCGCACGCCGCGGTGGACCGGGCGGCGGACGCGTTGCGCGCGGCGCGGCACCCGGCGATCGTGCTCGGCGGCGGTGCGCGCGGCGCCGGTGAGGAGTGTCTGGCACTCGCCGATGAGCTGGGTGCCCCGGTCGTGACCACCGCGAACGGCAAGGGAATCGTCGCGGAGGCGCATCCCCTCGCACTGGGGGTCTCGCTGCACAGCCCGGCTGTCCAGAAGTGGCTGGCGGACCGCGACGCCGTCATCGCCGTGGGCACGGAGCTGGCGGAGTCGGACCTCTGGTCCGCACCCCTGAAACTGAACGGCGCCCTCATCCGGATCGACGTCGACCCGGCGCAGATGTACGCGGAGCCGGCCGCCGACCACGCCCTGGTGGGCGATGCCCGCGTGACGGTGGGCGCTGTGATCGACGCGCTGCGGGCGGGGGGCGCTGGTGGTACCGCCGCCACTACCGCCGAGCGGTCCCTGTCGTCCCTGCCGGAGGAGGGGAGCGCCGCCCATGCCGTCGCCGCCCTGCGTGTCGCCCGGGACGACGAGACCCGCGTACGGGATACCCGCTGGGTGCCCTATCTGCGGGCCATCCGCCGGGTGCTCGCCCCCGACGCCGTCATCACATCCGACAGTGCCCAATGCTGCTACTACGGTGCGCTGCCGCATCTGCCCGTCGGTCCCGAAGGCAGGTATCTGCATCCCACCGGGTTCGGCACGCTCGGCTATGCCCTGCCGGCCGCGATCGGTGCGAAGACCGCCTGCCCCGGCCGGCAGGTCCTCGCTCTCAGCGGCGACGGCGGCCTGCAGTTCTCCGTCCAGGAGCTGGCCACGGCCGCGCAACTGCGTCTCCCTCTGCCCGTTGTGGTGTTCGACAACGGCGGTTACGGCGAGATCCGCGACGAGATGACCGCCCGCGGCGACACCCCCACCGCCGTCGACCTCCCGTGCGTCGACCTGCCCGCCCTCGCCCGCGCATACGGCGGTTACGGCGAACGGGCCCACTCGCCCGATGAGCTGGCCGACGCGCTGACCCGGGCGCTGACCGCGCCGGGCCCGACCCTGATCACCGTTCCGGAGGAGACCCCCCGATGA
- a CDS encoding glutamate dehydrogenase: MTTQPSSRTTPATSPTPLISLTWTDHVTGRTGHLVVDRLVRGVSSGGLRMREGCTLDEVAGLARGMTMKEALHFNGDDPTARYIPLGGAKGGIDCDPRSPDAYGILVRYLQAVRPYIERFWTTGEDLGLSQDIVDKAAAEAGLVSSIQAVYPLLDDEATARQRLADAFAVEVAGIGLDELAGGCGVAESVLAVLDRAGVPYEGTRVSVQGLGTMGGATARFLAEAGLKIVAVADVKGTIANPDGLDVEALLRARDSYGAVDRAALTPGDAELPGSDAWLSVDAEVLVPAAVSYAVDTANQARVTARWIVEAANMPVLPDAEALLAERGIVVLPDVVVNSATNAWWWWTLFGDIGADADEAFAHIRRSMRVLIDQMLARSEADGTTPRAAAHAIVADRLPVIAERFGWYG; encoded by the coding sequence ATGACCACCCAGCCGAGCAGCCGCACGACCCCCGCCACCTCTCCCACCCCGTTGATTTCGTTGACCTGGACCGACCACGTCACCGGCCGCACCGGCCACTTGGTGGTCGACCGGCTGGTGCGCGGTGTGTCCAGCGGTGGCCTGCGGATGCGGGAGGGCTGCACCCTCGACGAGGTCGCCGGGCTGGCCCGGGGCATGACGATGAAGGAGGCCCTGCACTTCAACGGCGATGACCCGACAGCCCGTTACATCCCACTGGGCGGCGCCAAGGGCGGCATCGACTGCGACCCGCGGAGCCCCGACGCGTACGGGATCCTGGTCCGGTACCTGCAAGCCGTGCGGCCGTACATCGAGAGGTTCTGGACCACCGGCGAGGATCTGGGGCTGAGCCAGGACATCGTGGACAAGGCCGCCGCCGAGGCGGGCCTCGTCTCCTCCATCCAGGCCGTCTATCCGCTGCTCGACGACGAGGCGACGGCCCGGCAGCGACTGGCCGACGCCTTCGCGGTCGAGGTGGCGGGCATCGGCCTCGACGAACTGGCGGGCGGCTGCGGTGTGGCCGAGTCCGTGCTCGCGGTTCTCGATCGCGCGGGCGTTCCGTACGAGGGCACGCGGGTTTCCGTACAGGGGCTCGGCACGATGGGCGGGGCCACCGCCCGTTTCCTCGCCGAGGCCGGTCTGAAGATCGTGGCCGTGGCCGACGTCAAGGGCACCATCGCCAACCCCGACGGGCTCGACGTGGAGGCGCTGCTGCGTGCGCGGGACTCGTACGGGGCAGTCGACCGCGCCGCCCTCACCCCCGGCGACGCGGAGCTGCCGGGGAGCGACGCCTGGCTCTCCGTGGACGCCGAGGTGCTCGTACCGGCCGCCGTCTCTTATGCCGTCGACACCGCCAACCAGGCGCGGGTCACGGCACGTTGGATAGTCGAGGCCGCCAATATGCCAGTACTGCCCGATGCGGAGGCCCTGCTCGCGGAGCGCGGCATCGTCGTACTGCCCGACGTGGTCGTCAACTCCGCCACGAACGCGTGGTGGTGGTGGACGCTGTTCGGCGACATCGGCGCCGACGCGGACGAGGCGTTCGCCCACATCCGGCGGTCGATGCGGGTCCTCATCGACCAGATGCTGGCCCGCTCGGAGGCCGACGGAACGACGCCGCGCGCGGCCGCCCACGCGATCGTCGCGGACCGGCTGCCGGTGATCGCCGAGCGCTTCGGGTGGTACGGATGA
- a CDS encoding acetate--CoA ligase family protein produces MTTERLDAGAVRASAERADASRSGAAVAGAEEPGAEDRDVPADSLRVLFDPESVAVVGASGNPEKWGYWLASGALAGRHRRTVHLVNRRGGSLDGVPFLPALASLPAAPEHIVVAVPPQHVRPVVAEGLAIGARCFTVITSGGTGAGTGEDAADTERGLASLVTAHGARLLGPNCMGVVDTESELRLSWGDFPSGQVGLVSQSGNLALEIGRLLARAGQGFSRFVSLGNQRDIDAADALDSLIAHDATRVIAAYVEDFRDGRRLARTLAAAHAAGKPVLLLTVGRSEASGRAAASHTGALVSARAVVAAVCRDAGALLLDTAGELADVALCLLAAAPGGARLRRIAVVGDSGGQGALAADALSASGLEVPVLSAATRAAVGAYLPPGAGCGNPVDLAGAGEADIGNYARIARTLLLTGEADATVLTGYFGDYATANPAQAARECDVARELAAAVRESGRALVVHTMARDTPALAVLRQHGVPVYERIEQAATALAATDRLRRTGPQQPATPPPPPSPLPIATAPHRVPDGGYRTVRALLCSYGMVFPAAEFVSTADEAADAAHLIGFPLVLKAMGLAHKTEAGGVALGLADEAALRRAFGRMREATRADHYVVEAMARPPYAVELIAGVRRDPAFGPVAMIGIGGVTAELLADTTLAMAPLTPGRARELLLSLRHAPLLTGWRGAPAVHLDAAAGALCALARAAVEHPELAELEVNPLLVHPGGAVALDAHGVLA; encoded by the coding sequence ATGACCACAGAACGCCTGGATGCGGGGGCGGTGCGGGCGAGCGCGGAGCGGGCGGACGCGTCGAGGTCAGGCGCGGCGGTGGCAGGCGCGGAGGAGCCGGGTGCGGAGGACCGCGATGTCCCGGCCGACTCCCTCCGTGTGCTGTTCGACCCGGAGTCCGTAGCCGTCGTCGGGGCCTCAGGAAACCCGGAGAAGTGGGGCTACTGGCTCGCGTCCGGCGCACTCGCCGGGCGCCACCGCCGCACCGTCCATCTGGTCAACCGGCGCGGTGGCAGCCTCGACGGAGTGCCGTTCCTGCCGGCCCTCGCGTCCCTGCCCGCAGCCCCCGAGCACATCGTGGTGGCCGTACCGCCCCAGCATGTGCGGCCGGTGGTGGCCGAGGGGCTGGCCATCGGAGCCCGCTGCTTCACGGTGATCACCTCCGGAGGGACAGGAGCCGGTACGGGCGAAGACGCGGCGGACACGGAGCGCGGACTCGCCTCTCTTGTCACCGCACACGGCGCCCGGCTCCTCGGTCCCAACTGCATGGGCGTGGTCGACACGGAGAGTGAACTCCGCCTCAGCTGGGGCGACTTCCCGTCCGGCCAGGTCGGTCTGGTGTCGCAGAGCGGCAATCTCGCCCTGGAGATCGGCCGGCTGCTGGCCCGCGCGGGACAGGGCTTCTCCCGCTTCGTGTCGCTCGGAAACCAGCGGGACATCGATGCGGCGGACGCGCTCGACTCCCTGATCGCGCACGACGCGACCCGGGTGATCGCCGCGTACGTGGAGGACTTCCGGGACGGGCGCAGGCTCGCCCGGACCCTCGCTGCCGCCCACGCGGCCGGCAAACCGGTGCTGCTGCTGACCGTCGGCCGCAGCGAGGCATCCGGCCGGGCAGCTGCCTCGCACACCGGCGCCCTGGTCAGCGCCCGTGCGGTGGTGGCGGCGGTGTGCCGGGACGCGGGTGCGCTCCTCCTCGACACGGCGGGGGAACTGGCCGACGTCGCACTGTGCCTGCTGGCGGCGGCGCCAGGGGGTGCCCGGCTGCGACGGATAGCGGTGGTCGGGGACAGCGGAGGACAAGGGGCCCTGGCCGCCGACGCGTTGAGCGCGAGCGGTCTTGAAGTGCCCGTGCTCTCCGCCGCGACCCGGGCGGCCGTCGGCGCTTATCTGCCCCCGGGTGCCGGCTGCGGGAACCCCGTCGACCTGGCGGGGGCCGGTGAGGCCGACATCGGCAACTACGCTCGCATCGCGCGGACTCTGCTCCTCACGGGCGAAGCCGACGCCACCGTTCTCACCGGCTACTTCGGCGACTACGCCACCGCCAACCCCGCGCAGGCAGCGCGCGAATGCGATGTCGCACGCGAACTGGCGGCAGCCGTACGGGAGTCCGGCCGCGCGCTCGTCGTGCACACCATGGCCCGTGACACACCGGCCCTCGCAGTCCTGCGGCAGCACGGCGTCCCCGTGTACGAGCGAATCGAGCAGGCGGCGACCGCACTGGCGGCCACGGACCGGCTACGACGGACCGGACCGCAGCAGCCCGCGACACCGCCACCGCCGCCGTCCCCACTGCCGATCGCTACCGCTCCGCACCGCGTCCCCGACGGGGGGTACCGGACCGTCCGTGCGCTGCTCTGCTCGTACGGGATGGTCTTCCCGGCGGCGGAATTCGTCAGCACGGCGGACGAGGCTGCCGACGCGGCCCACCTCATCGGATTTCCGCTCGTGCTGAAGGCGATGGGGCTGGCGCACAAGACCGAGGCGGGCGGGGTGGCACTCGGCCTCGCCGACGAAGCGGCGCTGCGCAGGGCGTTCGGCCGGATGCGGGAGGCGACCCGCGCCGACCACTACGTGGTGGAGGCGATGGCCCGTCCTCCGTACGCCGTCGAGCTCATCGCCGGCGTGCGCCGCGATCCGGCCTTCGGGCCCGTCGCCATGATCGGCATCGGCGGGGTCACCGCCGAACTGCTCGCCGACACCACCCTCGCCATGGCGCCCCTCACCCCCGGACGGGCCCGCGAACTGCTGCTCTCACTGCGCCACGCACCACTGCTCACCGGCTGGCGGGGCGCTCCCGCCGTCCACCTCGACGCGGCCGCCGGCGCGCTCTGCGCGCTCGCGCGGGCCGCGGTCGAACACCCCGAGCTCGCCGAGCTCGAAGTCAATCCGCTGCTCGTCCACCCGGGCGGCGCGGTCGCCCTCGACGCACATGGAGTCCTGGCATGA
- a CDS encoding SDR family oxidoreductase, whose product MSSGMSPERCEQPVPHEQPLPRGEFSDRTYIVTGGGSGIGRAVALALSDRGAQVVVAGRTPERLAETVVLAEKKGGRALAVPTDVRDPEAVDALVTAAVAHFGQVDGLVNNAAGNFVVPGIDMSPNGWRAVVDIVLNGSYYCTRAVARRLREQGTGGSVLSVIASYAWHGHPGTVHSAAAKAGVLAMTRTLAVELAPLGIRLNCVAPGPTETEGAGAALWATDEARAGVLETVPAGRFADPAEIAEASLFLLGDKAAYVTGECLTLDGGQWLGKQVYGSTSA is encoded by the coding sequence ATGAGTTCTGGTATGAGTCCCGAACGCTGTGAACAGCCCGTGCCGCACGAACAGCCGCTCCCGCGAGGTGAGTTCAGCGACCGTACGTACATCGTGACCGGTGGCGGCAGCGGCATCGGGCGGGCCGTCGCGCTGGCCCTGAGCGACCGGGGCGCGCAGGTGGTCGTCGCGGGTCGCACCCCGGAACGGCTGGCCGAGACCGTCGTCCTCGCGGAGAAGAAGGGCGGCCGGGCCCTCGCCGTGCCGACGGACGTCCGGGATCCGGAGGCCGTCGACGCCCTCGTGACCGCCGCCGTCGCCCACTTCGGCCAGGTGGACGGCCTGGTCAACAACGCGGCCGGGAACTTCGTGGTGCCCGGAATCGACATGAGCCCGAACGGCTGGCGAGCGGTCGTCGACATCGTCCTCAACGGTTCGTACTACTGCACGCGGGCCGTCGCCCGCCGGCTGCGCGAGCAGGGCACCGGCGGATCGGTGCTGTCGGTGATCGCCAGTTACGCCTGGCACGGGCACCCGGGGACGGTCCACTCGGCCGCGGCGAAGGCGGGCGTGCTGGCCATGACGCGCACCTTGGCGGTCGAGCTCGCACCGCTGGGCATCCGCCTCAACTGCGTCGCCCCCGGCCCGACCGAGACGGAGGGCGCGGGCGCGGCGCTGTGGGCGACGGACGAGGCGCGGGCCGGAGTGCTGGAGACGGTCCCGGCGGGCCGGTTCGCCGATCCGGCGGAGATCGCGGAGGCGTCCCTGTTCCTGCTGGGCGACAAGGCCGCGTACGTGACCGGCGAGTGCCTGACGCTGGACGGCGGCCAGTGGCTCGGCAAGCAGGTGTACGGGAGTACGTCGGCGTAG
- a CDS encoding serine hydrolase domain-containing protein, with amino-acid sequence MRRTPSRRLLAAALLVASALAPMAAFPATAVHAAGIARYDEGDWPPGGLGPQLTARLDKAIADVRRQAGIPGVVVGLWMPGRGSYVRATGVANTVTGEPMAADSFVRIGSETKTFTVTALLKLVDQGRIRLDDPISRYIHGVPDGHRITLRHLAEMRSGLFPYTADPDFIHDLLSDPQRSFTPQESLAYGFKHPNTSAPGTQFQYSNTNLVLLGLVIEKVSGHRLADFIHQQVLRPAHLCHTLLPTGAEFPAPHSHGYTDQTLSGETADATHWNPSWAWAAGGMISDLGDLRRWARTVATGELLSPETQAQRLRTLPTGFPGTGYGLGIFDTNGWIGHNGSIPGYETVTVYLPSRKATLVIVINTDSQREGQEPSTLLARAITGVVTPDNVYDGSVPTR; translated from the coding sequence ATGAGACGTACTCCCTCCCGCCGTCTGCTTGCCGCAGCGCTGCTCGTGGCGTCCGCGCTGGCACCGATGGCAGCGTTTCCCGCCACTGCCGTCCATGCCGCGGGCATCGCCCGGTACGACGAGGGCGACTGGCCACCGGGCGGCCTCGGTCCCCAGCTCACCGCCCGGCTGGACAAGGCCATCGCGGACGTCCGCCGGCAGGCGGGTATCCCCGGCGTCGTCGTCGGACTGTGGATGCCGGGCAGGGGAAGCTACGTCCGTGCGACCGGTGTGGCCAACACGGTCACCGGCGAGCCGATGGCCGCCGACTCCTTCGTCCGGATCGGCAGTGAGACCAAGACCTTCACCGTCACCGCGTTGCTCAAGCTCGTGGACCAGGGGCGGATCAGGCTGGACGACCCGATCTCCCGCTACATCCACGGCGTGCCCGACGGTCACCGGATCACGCTGCGTCACCTCGCCGAGATGCGCAGCGGGCTCTTCCCGTACACCGCCGACCCCGACTTCATCCACGACCTGTTGAGCGACCCACAGCGCTCCTTCACCCCGCAGGAATCGCTCGCGTACGGCTTCAAGCACCCGAACACCTCCGCTCCGGGCACGCAGTTCCAGTACTCCAACACCAACCTCGTCCTGCTCGGCCTGGTGATCGAGAAGGTCAGCGGTCACAGACTCGCCGACTTCATCCACCAGCAGGTCCTCCGCCCGGCTCACCTGTGCCACACGCTGCTCCCGACGGGGGCGGAGTTCCCCGCGCCGCACTCGCACGGTTACACCGACCAGACGCTCAGTGGCGAGACCGCGGACGCCACGCACTGGAACCCCAGCTGGGCCTGGGCGGCTGGGGGAATGATCTCGGATCTGGGTGACCTGCGCCGCTGGGCCAGGACTGTCGCCACCGGCGAACTGCTCAGCCCTGAGACGCAGGCACAGCGGCTCAGGACGCTGCCGACCGGCTTTCCCGGTACCGGTTACGGCCTGGGGATCTTCGATACCAACGGATGGATCGGGCACAACGGCTCGATCCCGGGATACGAGACCGTGACCGTCTATCTGCCCTCGCGGAAGGCCACCCTGGTCATCGTGATCAACACGGACAGCCAGCGCGAAGGCCAGGAGCCGTCCACACTTCTCGCCCGGGCGATCACAGGGGTCGTCACTCCCGACAACGTCTACGACGGCTCGGTTCCCACGCGCTAG